Proteins encoded by one window of Armatimonadota bacterium:
- a CDS encoding CTP synthase, protein MVGQTKYVFVTGGVVSSIGKGITSASLGRLLRNRGFTIAPMKLDPYINVDAGTMNPFQHGEVFVTEDGAETDLDLGHYERFIDVACTAGSSVTTGKIYSKVIEAERRGDYLGATVQVIPHVTNAIKQSIVRVGKEMEADLVLAEIAGTVGDIESLPFLEAIRQMRKDVGHENTLFVHVTLVPQVGPWHEIKTKPTQHSVIKLREIGITPDLLVCRTEEPLSKDVKEKISLFCDVPERAVIESLDAQTIYEVPLNYEAAGMGEYVVERLGLEKRDCALGEWERLVHTIKEPVGACRIVAVGKYTSNGDAYKSISESLVHAGISNNCKVTVDWVESDSLENGTNPSNILEGADGLIVAPGFGKRGIEGKIEALRYARENGIPFLGICLGLQMAVIEFARNVCGLEGANSEEMDDNPPYPVIHLLPEQKGVTDKGATMRLGSWPCNVVAGTLAHRLYGNSRITERHRHRYEVNNDFRELLVEKGMVISGVSPDYRLVEMIELPDHPFFIGTQAHPEFKSRPNRPHPLFTGLVEAALKKKAKVSVA, encoded by the coding sequence ATCGTGGGCCAGACCAAGTACGTATTCGTCACCGGGGGAGTCGTCAGTTCGATCGGCAAGGGCATCACATCCGCCAGCCTGGGAAGGCTGCTGCGGAACCGTGGGTTCACCATCGCCCCGATGAAGCTCGACCCCTATATCAACGTCGACGCCGGCACAATGAACCCGTTCCAGCACGGAGAGGTTTTCGTGACCGAAGACGGCGCTGAGACCGACCTCGACCTTGGCCACTACGAGCGCTTCATCGACGTGGCCTGCACCGCAGGGTCCTCGGTGACTACAGGCAAAATCTACTCCAAGGTCATCGAGGCCGAACGGCGCGGCGACTATCTCGGCGCGACCGTCCAGGTGATCCCCCACGTCACCAACGCCATCAAGCAGAGCATTGTCCGAGTTGGCAAAGAGATGGAGGCGGACCTGGTGCTCGCCGAAATCGCCGGCACGGTCGGCGACATCGAGAGCTTGCCTTTCCTCGAGGCAATCCGGCAAATGCGCAAGGACGTGGGCCACGAGAACACCCTTTTTGTCCACGTGACCTTGGTGCCCCAAGTGGGGCCCTGGCACGAAATCAAGACCAAGCCCACGCAGCACAGCGTCATCAAGCTTCGCGAAATCGGCATCACGCCCGACCTCCTCGTTTGCCGAACCGAAGAGCCGCTTTCCAAGGACGTCAAAGAGAAGATCAGCCTGTTCTGCGACGTGCCCGAGCGGGCGGTGATCGAATCGCTCGATGCGCAGACGATCTACGAAGTGCCGCTGAACTACGAAGCTGCCGGCATGGGCGAGTACGTGGTGGAGAGGCTGGGCCTGGAGAAGCGGGATTGCGCCCTCGGCGAATGGGAGCGCCTGGTTCACACAATCAAGGAACCCGTGGGAGCGTGCCGAATTGTGGCGGTCGGGAAATACACGAGCAACGGGGATGCCTACAAGTCCATCAGCGAGTCGCTGGTTCACGCCGGGATCTCCAACAACTGCAAGGTGACCGTCGATTGGGTCGAAAGCGATTCACTTGAGAACGGGACAAACCCTTCCAATATCCTCGAGGGCGCCGATGGCCTGATCGTCGCGCCGGGATTCGGCAAGCGCGGCATCGAGGGCAAGATCGAGGCGCTCCGTTACGCTCGTGAGAACGGCATCCCGTTCCTCGGCATTTGCTTGGGCCTTCAAATGGCGGTCATCGAATTCGCCAGGAACGTCTGCGGCCTCGAGGGCGCGAATTCCGAAGAGATGGACGACAACCCGCCCTATCCCGTCATCCACCTGCTGCCCGAGCAGAAGGGCGTCACCGACAAGGGCGCGACCATGCGCCTTGGGTCTTGGCCCTGCAACGTGGTCGCCGGCACTTTGGCGCACCGCCTCTACGGCAATAGCCGCATTACCGAGCGCCACCGCCACCGTTATGAGGTCAACAACGACTTCCGAGAGCTGCTGGTCGAGAAGGGAATGGTCATTTCAGGCGTTTCGCCGGATTACCGGCTGGTCGAAATGATCGAGCTGCCGGACCACCCGTTCTTCATCGGCACGCAGGCGCACCCCGAGTTCAAGTCCCGCCCGAACCGTCCGCACCCGCTCTTCACCGGCCTGGTGGAAGCCGCCCTCAAAAAAAAGGCGAAGGTTAGCGTCGCGTAG
- the pyrR gene encoding bifunctional pyr operon transcriptional regulator/uracil phosphoribosyltransferase PyrR: MGAVILDAADMRRTLGRMAHEILEANQGAESLAVIGILRRGWPLAKRLAFAMGQIEGVAIPSGKLSVASHRDDRPKSEEDDTEIPFEVTGKNVILVDEVMFTGRTARAALEALFAFGRPATVRLAVLVDRGHRQLPIQPDFCGKEVATSPGDHIRVHFAEYDGEDAVILEESVGSPA; the protein is encoded by the coding sequence ATGGGCGCCGTCATCCTGGATGCAGCCGACATGCGGAGAACCCTGGGCCGCATGGCTCACGAGATTCTCGAAGCCAACCAGGGGGCCGAAAGCCTGGCGGTTATCGGGATCCTTCGCAGGGGTTGGCCCCTTGCCAAACGCCTTGCTTTCGCCATGGGCCAGATTGAGGGTGTGGCGATCCCCAGCGGCAAACTCAGCGTCGCCAGCCACCGCGACGACAGGCCCAAGAGCGAGGAGGACGACACCGAAATTCCGTTCGAGGTCACCGGCAAAAACGTTATCCTCGTCGACGAGGTGATGTTCACGGGGCGTACGGCCCGCGCGGCTCTCGAGGCGCTGTTTGCCTTCGGGCGGCCCGCGACTGTCCGACTTGCAGTCCTCGTGGATCGTGGGCACCGCCAACTGCCGATCCAGCCCGATTTCTGTGGCAAAGAGGTGGCGACCTCGCCCGGCGACCACATCCGCGTCCACTTTGCCGAATACGATGGCGAGGACGCCGTCATCCTTGAAGAGTCCGTAGGGAGCCCCGCATGA
- a CDS encoding aspartate carbamoyltransferase catalytic subunit codes for MTQTRNLLGIRHLEPCDIETLVDLGREMKTRVLAGSNTLPDLSGNVVGMLFFENSTRTRVSFEQAAHYLKMKTASFAATGSSMSKGETLKDTILTLRYERLNGLVMRHKMSGTPVLAAKYFGGPVLNAGDGEHEHPTQALADALTVMERLGTLSGLRVAIVGDVLHSRVARSNAWLFSKMGSEVRFVGPRTLLPNHTAKLPGAIYYDLAAGIEEADVVICLRLQKERMEGAFISSVGEYAKLYQINRATLAYASKDCMVMHPGPINRGIELDDMAADGERSVITSQVENGVFVRMAGLYWAFGGEPFSKRSKAPKKAEVKSKGKVKE; via the coding sequence ATGACCCAGACACGAAACCTCCTCGGCATCCGGCATCTTGAGCCGTGCGACATCGAAACGTTGGTCGACCTCGGGCGCGAGATGAAGACCCGCGTGCTGGCGGGGTCGAATACCCTGCCCGATCTCAGCGGCAACGTCGTGGGGATGCTCTTCTTCGAGAACTCCACGCGCACCCGGGTGAGCTTTGAGCAGGCCGCGCACTACCTGAAGATGAAGACCGCCAGCTTTGCTGCCACCGGCAGCTCCATGAGCAAGGGCGAAACACTGAAGGACACCATCCTTACCCTTCGCTATGAACGGCTCAACGGCCTCGTCATGCGACACAAAATGAGTGGTACGCCTGTGCTTGCGGCCAAGTACTTCGGCGGACCGGTCCTGAACGCCGGCGACGGCGAGCACGAGCACCCCACCCAGGCCCTCGCCGACGCGCTCACGGTCATGGAGCGCCTTGGCACATTGAGCGGGCTCCGCGTAGCGATCGTCGGCGATGTTCTGCACTCTAGAGTCGCCCGGTCCAACGCCTGGCTTTTTTCGAAAATGGGCAGCGAGGTTCGATTTGTGGGACCCAGAACCCTGCTGCCCAACCACACCGCCAAGCTCCCGGGCGCGATCTACTACGACCTTGCGGCGGGCATCGAAGAGGCCGACGTGGTGATTTGCCTCCGGCTTCAGAAAGAGCGCATGGAGGGCGCGTTCATTAGCTCGGTCGGCGAGTACGCCAAGCTCTATCAGATCAACCGCGCGACCCTGGCCTATGCCTCAAAGGACTGCATGGTCATGCACCCCGGGCCCATCAACCGAGGGATCGAGCTCGACGACATGGCGGCCGATGGTGAGCGCTCGGTGATCACCTCTCAGGTTGAAAACGGCGTCTTTGTGAGGATGGCGGGCCTCTACTGGGCGTTTGGGGGCGAGCCGTTCTCCAAGCGGTCCAAAGCCCCGAAAAAGGCAGAAGTCAAGTCGAAAGGAAAGGTGAAGGAGTGA
- a CDS encoding dihydroorotase, producing MKALLKNGRILDPSQDLDMVGNLVIEDDQVVAYGPDLKVKDVDEVYDCTGLWIAPGLVDPHVHFCEPGKEHKETISTGTQAAAAGGFTTVCMMPNTEPPLDNPALVDFILDRAASPEAGGVFVAPVGALTRGLLGREIADYAALKRAGIVAASDEGFPTQDSNVMLKAMEFCVQLDLPVLAHCEDTSLSVGGSINDGAISAMLGLKGIPRSAEEISVARNCILAAETGCRLHIMRVSTWGAVELVRQFKSLGAPITCEVTPQHFILTDEAVGEFDATCKMLPPLRTQVDIDIVVQALQDGTIDCIASDHSPHASHEVQAPFEEAPFGMVGLESVVGLTLTHLTNQGLLTPLQTIDKLSTAPATILRLDAGTLRLGETPVAQVTVIDPSLEWTFDVNKTFSKSKNTPFHGAKLRGKSVLTFCGSEIYRDAMFDNKRYRTVL from the coding sequence GTGAAGGCGCTTCTCAAGAACGGACGGATTCTCGACCCATCACAGGACCTGGACATGGTCGGCAACCTGGTGATCGAGGATGACCAGGTGGTGGCCTATGGCCCCGACCTCAAGGTCAAGGACGTGGACGAGGTCTACGACTGCACCGGGCTTTGGATTGCCCCTGGGCTCGTCGATCCGCATGTTCATTTCTGCGAGCCGGGCAAAGAGCACAAGGAGACTATCTCCACGGGCACCCAAGCCGCCGCGGCGGGTGGCTTTACCACGGTCTGCATGATGCCGAACACCGAGCCGCCGCTCGACAATCCGGCGCTGGTGGACTTCATCCTGGACCGCGCGGCCTCGCCCGAGGCGGGCGGCGTGTTCGTCGCGCCCGTGGGCGCCTTGACGCGCGGGCTTCTGGGGCGCGAGATCGCTGACTATGCTGCTCTCAAACGGGCGGGCATCGTCGCAGCCAGCGACGAGGGCTTCCCGACCCAGGACTCCAATGTGATGCTCAAAGCAATGGAGTTCTGCGTTCAGCTCGATCTTCCCGTGCTGGCCCACTGTGAGGACACATCGCTCTCCGTTGGGGGCTCGATCAACGACGGCGCGATCAGCGCCATGCTGGGCCTCAAGGGCATCCCCCGCAGCGCGGAGGAGATTTCGGTGGCGCGGAACTGCATCTTGGCCGCCGAGACGGGCTGCCGTCTCCACATTATGCGGGTCAGCACGTGGGGCGCGGTCGAGCTCGTCCGCCAGTTCAAATCGCTCGGCGCGCCGATCACCTGCGAGGTCACGCCGCAGCACTTTATCCTCACGGATGAAGCTGTGGGCGAGTTCGATGCGACCTGCAAAATGCTGCCGCCGCTGCGCACCCAAGTGGACATCGACATCGTGGTCCAGGCCCTGCAAGACGGCACGATCGACTGCATTGCGAGCGACCACTCGCCGCACGCTAGCCACGAGGTGCAAGCGCCGTTCGAGGAGGCCCCGTTCGGGATGGTGGGCCTGGAATCGGTGGTCGGCCTCACGTTGACCCATCTCACCAACCAAGGCCTTCTGACGCCGCTCCAGACGATCGACAAGCTCAGCACGGCCCCGGCGACCATTTTGAGGCTCGATGCGGGAACCCTGAGGCTCGGCGAGACCCCGGTGGCCCAGGTTACGGTCATCGACCCGAGTCTGGAATGGACCTTCGACGTCAACAAGACCTTCAGCAAGAGCAAAAATACGCCGTTCCACGGAGCAAAACTGCGTGGGAAATCGGTTCTAACGTTCTGTGGCAGCGAAATCTATCGGGACGCGATGTTCGACAACAAGCGCTACAGGACGGTGCTTTGA
- the lgt gene encoding prolipoprotein diacylglyceryl transferase → MIRILFEIGPVKVYSYGLMILVAFGAGLLWARKRAPRFDVEPGQIGDVAFFALLFGVLGARIGFILQELPYFLKNRDQLFTLQFQGLTSYGAFIAGALVFVFYARRHRLSAWRLLDVIAGPFLLGNAIGRVGCLLNGCCYGGVCTLPWGVPIESPFSPGRFLPELHHPAQIYESLMNLAGIFILLRLERKGLKSGQSFAAAMVLFGVGRFIYEFWRIGSTSSTLGPLPVTDAQLIALAAAVLGAIFYRRFGYSSGSPDSDPPAAPASSDT, encoded by the coding sequence ATGATCAGGATCCTGTTTGAAATCGGCCCCGTCAAGGTCTACAGCTATGGCCTGATGATCCTCGTCGCCTTCGGCGCGGGCCTGCTTTGGGCGCGCAAACGCGCGCCGAGGTTCGACGTCGAGCCGGGCCAAATTGGCGACGTGGCGTTCTTTGCACTGCTCTTTGGAGTGCTGGGAGCGCGGATCGGGTTCATCCTGCAGGAGCTTCCATACTTCCTCAAGAACCGGGACCAGCTCTTCACACTCCAGTTCCAGGGCCTGACCAGCTATGGGGCGTTCATCGCCGGAGCGCTTGTTTTCGTCTTCTATGCCAGGCGGCATCGTCTTTCGGCTTGGCGGCTTCTCGACGTCATTGCCGGCCCCTTCCTTTTGGGGAACGCGATTGGGCGAGTGGGGTGTCTGCTGAACGGCTGCTGCTACGGGGGCGTGTGCACGCTCCCTTGGGGCGTGCCTATCGAGTCCCCCTTTTCGCCGGGTAGGTTTCTCCCAGAGCTTCACCACCCGGCTCAAATCTACGAGTCGCTGATGAACCTGGCGGGGATATTCATCCTGCTTCGCTTGGAGCGCAAGGGGCTGAAATCGGGCCAGAGCTTTGCGGCCGCGATGGTGCTCTTTGGAGTGGGGCGGTTCATCTACGAGTTCTGGCGGATCGGGTCCACGTCTTCGACCCTCGGACCGCTACCGGTCACCGATGCCCAGCTGATCGCCCTCGCGGCCGCCGTTCTCGGAGCGATCTTCTATCGGCGGTTTGGGTATTCTTCCGGTTCGCCGGATTCGGACCCGCCCGCCGCACCCGCCTCAAGCGACACTTAA
- the asnS gene encoding asparagine--tRNA ligase, whose translation MDYRRTSLSDLLQAEPGTRTSAYGWIKTRRDSKGISFVQLSDGSCFRDLQVVIAEGSLPEDTLKSLTTGAAVRFDGEIVASPAPGQPVELAASGVEVYGPADPAEYPLQKKGASFEFLREIAHLRVRGNTFGAVFRVRSEASFAIHKFFNERGFRYIHTPRITASDAEGAGAMFHVTTFDPYASNPQPQTPDPANDFFGQPTFLTVSGQLEAECLALGLTNVYTFGPTFRAENSNTPRHLAEFWMVEPEMAFCSLEGNRKLAEEFLRYVIAHVMDACAADLEFFHQRIEPTLLETLAHVVNSDFEHLTYTEAIKMLESSGESFEFPVFWGADLQSEHERWLTEKKVGRPVVLTDYPKEIKAFYMRANDDGKTVAAMDVLAPRIGEIIGGSQREERLNVLQRKIEEMGLPLEHYKWYLDLRRFGSAPHSGFGLGLERLLMYMTGMKNIRDVIPFHRTPGHAEF comes from the coding sequence ATGGACTATCGGCGGACCTCCCTCAGTGACCTTCTCCAGGCGGAGCCTGGGACGCGCACGTCCGCCTATGGCTGGATCAAGACCCGCCGCGACAGCAAGGGCATCAGCTTCGTCCAGCTCAGCGACGGCTCATGCTTTCGCGACCTTCAGGTGGTGATCGCCGAAGGCTCGCTCCCTGAGGACACCCTGAAGAGCCTCACCACTGGCGCTGCGGTTCGGTTCGATGGCGAGATCGTCGCCTCACCCGCCCCCGGCCAGCCGGTCGAACTCGCCGCCAGCGGCGTCGAGGTCTACGGCCCCGCGGACCCCGCCGAATACCCCCTCCAAAAGAAGGGAGCGTCCTTTGAGTTCCTGCGCGAGATCGCCCACCTGAGGGTGCGCGGCAACACCTTCGGTGCGGTGTTCCGCGTGCGGTCCGAGGCCTCGTTCGCCATCCACAAGTTCTTCAACGAGCGCGGCTTTCGCTACATCCACACGCCGCGCATCACCGCCAGCGACGCCGAAGGCGCGGGCGCGATGTTCCACGTCACCACCTTCGATCCCTACGCCTCAAACCCCCAACCCCAGACCCCAGACCCCGCCAACGACTTCTTCGGCCAGCCCACCTTCCTCACCGTTTCGGGCCAGCTCGAAGCCGAGTGTCTTGCCCTGGGGCTGACCAACGTGTACACCTTCGGGCCCACCTTCCGGGCTGAGAACAGCAACACGCCGCGCCACCTCGCCGAGTTCTGGATGGTCGAGCCGGAGATGGCGTTCTGCAGCCTGGAGGGCAACCGCAAGCTGGCTGAGGAGTTCCTGCGCTATGTCATCGCACACGTGATGGACGCCTGCGCCGCCGACCTCGAGTTCTTCCACCAGCGCATCGAACCCACACTGCTCGAAACCCTGGCTCACGTCGTGAACTCCGATTTCGAGCACCTGACCTACACCGAAGCCATCAAAATGCTCGAATCAAGCGGTGAGAGCTTTGAGTTTCCGGTTTTCTGGGGCGCGGACCTGCAAAGCGAACACGAACGCTGGCTCACCGAGAAGAAGGTCGGACGGCCCGTCGTGCTCACCGACTATCCCAAGGAGATCAAGGCCTTCTACATGCGCGCGAACGACGACGGCAAGACCGTCGCCGCCATGGACGTGCTCGCACCGCGCATCGGAGAAATCATCGGCGGCTCCCAGCGCGAGGAGCGATTGAACGTGCTTCAGCGTAAGATCGAAGAGATGGGCCTGCCGCTCGAACACTACAAGTGGTATCTCGACCTGCGCCGGTTCGGGAGCGCCCCGCACTCGGGCTTTGGATTGGGCCTCGAAAGGCTGCTGATGTATATGACCGGGATGAAGAACATCCGCGACGTGATCCCGTTCCACCGCACGCCGGGACACGCGGAGTTTTGA
- a CDS encoding ABC transporter ATP-binding protein, which yields MRNPFRRFDSRLTKELRAQRGPIRLGLACAIATSALTTLTIPLIKLTGAAISDATPTLSQKAPPTPQLRGIDADPARTAREIVAKEEAAKEEKERREGAIRRLGWLSLLVIGIYLVKYGFTRGQAYYLSEAAARLAADLRLQMFRKLQRLPISYFNARRTGAIQSVLTNDVNVYQSAIQTLKDMIDAPIKAVGGFLAICIIQWQLALVSILFIPLLAKVIQANGRKVRDAQATVQEDLGDLSAMTQEAIHGTRVIKAFAAEERIEQTYRGLVGRSLKSQLRAARRLASLRPLVELLGAVALAVSLYLCGLLAFSGKLILADIMALFYAMDVINQGFRTLGNVNNTLNQVQAAADRVYGHVLEIPEEHAELPGTQTLLTPTGRLEFQNVSFDYPDGTPALKNVSFSLEAGTSLALVGPSGAGKSTIADLALRFYDPTAGRVLFDGVDLRELDVNWYRSLIGVVPQQTFLFAGTIADNIRLGAPNAADQEVVQAARMANAADFIHRMPEGFETELGERGVRVSGGEMQRIAIARALVRKPTLLLLDEATSNLDSVSEKAVQTALDESMKGRTTLFIAHRLTTAARANRIMVLRHGEVVEMGTHAELMAMGGAYTGMMRAFQSGVMEDPLRDARERDDDEMKS from the coding sequence TTGCGGAACCCGTTTCGCCGGTTCGATTCCAGGCTGACCAAAGAGTTGAGGGCTCAGAGAGGGCCCATCAGGCTTGGTTTGGCTTGCGCCATCGCGACTTCGGCCCTGACGACGCTGACCATCCCGCTGATCAAGCTGACCGGCGCAGCCATCTCCGACGCCACGCCCACGCTTTCCCAAAAGGCGCCCCCAACGCCTCAACTCCGAGGCATCGACGCCGACCCCGCTCGCACCGCCCGAGAGATCGTGGCAAAGGAGGAGGCCGCCAAAGAAGAGAAGGAGCGTCGGGAAGGGGCGATCCGGCGGCTCGGCTGGCTTAGCCTTCTCGTGATCGGCATCTACTTGGTCAAGTACGGCTTTACACGGGGGCAGGCCTACTACCTGAGCGAGGCCGCGGCAAGGCTCGCCGCCGACTTGCGCCTCCAGATGTTTCGCAAGCTCCAAAGGCTGCCGATTTCGTATTTCAACGCCCGGCGAACCGGCGCCATCCAGAGCGTGCTCACGAACGACGTCAACGTCTACCAGAGCGCCATACAAACCCTCAAAGACATGATCGACGCGCCGATCAAAGCGGTTGGTGGGTTTTTGGCGATCTGCATCATCCAGTGGCAGCTCGCCTTGGTTTCGATCCTCTTCATCCCGCTGCTCGCCAAAGTGATCCAGGCCAACGGCCGCAAGGTGCGGGACGCTCAAGCCACGGTCCAGGAGGACCTTGGCGACCTGAGCGCGATGACCCAGGAGGCGATTCACGGCACTCGCGTCATCAAGGCCTTTGCGGCCGAAGAGCGGATCGAGCAAACCTATAGGGGGTTGGTCGGCCGATCGCTCAAGAGCCAGCTTCGAGCGGCAAGGCGACTTGCCAGCCTACGCCCGCTGGTGGAGCTTCTCGGCGCGGTGGCGCTGGCGGTATCGCTCTATCTCTGCGGGCTTCTTGCCTTCTCAGGAAAGCTCATCCTCGCCGACATCATGGCGCTCTTCTACGCGATGGACGTCATCAACCAGGGCTTCAGGACGCTCGGCAACGTCAACAACACCTTGAACCAGGTTCAGGCGGCGGCGGACCGCGTTTACGGCCACGTGCTCGAAATCCCCGAGGAGCACGCCGAGCTTCCTGGCACTCAGACGCTCCTCACCCCTACAGGCAGGCTCGAATTCCAGAACGTCAGCTTTGATTACCCCGACGGGACCCCCGCCCTGAAGAACGTCAGCTTTTCGCTGGAGGCTGGAACGAGTTTGGCGTTGGTGGGTCCGAGCGGGGCGGGGAAGAGCACCATCGCCGATCTCGCGCTGCGGTTTTATGATCCAACCGCAGGCCGTGTCCTCTTTGATGGCGTGGACCTTCGCGAACTCGACGTGAACTGGTATCGCAGCCTCATCGGGGTCGTCCCGCAGCAGACCTTCCTCTTTGCGGGCACCATCGCCGACAACATCCGACTTGGAGCGCCCAACGCAGCTGATCAAGAGGTGGTGCAGGCCGCTCGGATGGCCAACGCCGCCGACTTTATCCATCGAATGCCGGAGGGCTTTGAGACAGAGCTTGGGGAACGCGGCGTAAGGGTCTCCGGCGGCGAGATGCAGCGGATCGCGATCGCCCGCGCTCTGGTGAGGAAGCCCACCCTGCTCCTGCTGGATGAGGCCACGAGCAACCTCGATTCGGTCAGCGAGAAAGCCGTCCAGACCGCCCTCGACGAGTCAATGAAGGGCCGTACGACTCTTTTCATCGCCCACCGGCTCACCACTGCGGCCAGGGCCAACCGGATCATGGTGCTGAGGCACGGCGAGGTGGTCGAAATGGGCACCCACGCCGAGTTGATGGCGATGGGCGGGGCCTACACCGGCATGATGCGCGCCTTCCAGAGCGGGGTCATGGAAGACCCGCTGCGGGACGCGCGGGAAAGGGACGATGACGAGATGAAGAGTTGA
- a CDS encoding ABC transporter ATP-binding protein, with translation MMKGKAMGSAVAAGSVPASSAGLTPGDSLLASCRDLSCGYPGRVVLEGVSLDLRPGAKIALLGPNGSGKSTLLKTLCGAIPSLKGTVDLAGSPVEGLSSSEIAKRASYVPQEEAPPFRFSVRQVVVMGRLPHSTGLFDTPEDLKVADEAMRMADCLSLADRPITEISGGEKQRVLVARALAQQAPVMLLDEPTSHLDVAHQMAISKLIRDLAARGYAILAAVHDLNLAAEFAEEAILLSGGRVALQEPIREALTDPRLDDAYGVTFRRIEDGDTLRVFPEALRVP, from the coding sequence ATGATGAAGGGTAAGGCAATGGGAAGCGCGGTAGCCGCAGGTTCCGTGCCTGCGTCCTCGGCGGGCTTAACGCCCGGCGACTCTCTTCTCGCCTCCTGCCGCGACCTCTCGTGCGGCTACCCAGGCCGGGTCGTCCTGGAGGGTGTCAGCCTCGACCTGCGCCCGGGCGCCAAAATCGCCCTTCTGGGCCCGAACGGCAGCGGCAAATCCACCCTGCTCAAGACACTCTGCGGAGCGATTCCCTCCCTCAAGGGAACGGTCGACCTCGCCGGGTCACCTGTTGAGGGCCTCTCAAGCTCCGAAATCGCCAAGCGCGCCAGCTACGTGCCCCAGGAGGAGGCGCCACCTTTCCGGTTCAGCGTCCGCCAAGTTGTCGTCATGGGCAGGCTGCCCCACTCCACGGGCCTCTTCGACACGCCCGAAGACCTGAAGGTCGCCGACGAAGCGATGCGCATGGCCGACTGCCTTTCGCTCGCCGATCGCCCGATCACCGAGATCAGCGGCGGAGAGAAGCAGCGGGTTTTGGTCGCGCGAGCCCTGGCCCAGCAAGCGCCCGTGATGCTGCTCGACGAACCCACCTCTCACCTCGACGTCGCCCACCAGATGGCGATCTCAAAGCTGATCCGGGACCTGGCCGCGCGGGGCTACGCGATTCTGGCGGCCGTTCACGATCTGAATCTCGCGGCCGAATTTGCGGAGGAGGCGATCCTCCTGAGCGGAGGGCGGGTGGCGCTTCAAGAGCCCATCCGAGAGGCCCTCACGGACCCGCGGCTCGATGATGCCTACGGGGTGACGTTCCGAAGGATCGAAGACGGCGACACGCTCCGCGTGTTCCCGGAAGCGCTGCGCGTGCCGTAG